From Macrobrachium rosenbergii isolate ZJJX-2024 chromosome 55, ASM4041242v1, whole genome shotgun sequence, a single genomic window includes:
- the LOC136835186 gene encoding ATP-binding cassette sub-family C member 5-like isoform X3 — protein sequence MTSLMWKAYKKKIGDEDLWSLPREESAKINADRLERLWQEERALAKKAGRSPKLWKAVWRFSRTRLLAAQVLAMLIDFVFFLGQVLYLQKILEYINSPGIDYAYATYLFVGKVFITSLLTIIFFNALYILGIHNGSRLAGALQALVYKKTLTLKTGGENLAAQVINFSTNDMERIFEACISCVFLVEVPCIFMMNFCYCVYAYGPWAAAGFGMYLAFYPTMALIARAQSTIREHTIRETDRRVGLMSEILNSIRLIKMYAWEEPFAKKIAGIRKCEMQKHRAGALLSSITNTLTPSVGILATIATLLCFTLTGEAVTSSEAFTIFTLFISMGFTVSLLPYVIRCLAEARISVSRMETLLKLPEHKQTAAGKDIAGTAIEIKDAIFSWDEVNIDDEQEGPEKLKHVRKRTTSTGEKDMSEDEMESPPFSGTYRKDQRESFTISISGSIAGSIASSVGATISDYRRKHAKLSVSLYRISLTIPHGKLVGVCGSIGSGKSSLISAICGDMRINRGNIFVNGKIALVTQQAWIYSGTLRDNLLLGAPYEEARYKEAVRVCCLQSDLEMLPAGDLTEIGDKGINLSGGQKQRVNLARAVYSNRDIYLLDDPLSAVDTKVAGAIFNNCIRGHLKGKTVLLVTHALHLLEQCDEIIVMDEGRVSEQGTHSQLLANRGDYFLMVGGISTKSSSPKDADQKPEDSATKGQTDQKGSSGEEGLGLDGKLTTEETKETGGVSSKVYKTFIKVCGGWCLVFSLTVAVFVFVLLRLQNMIWLQIWLDEGDGLKDERLFNMTEYNLTLSEEELKGSIVNNPMLWMYQTVYAASFALLVFVGIAKGVGITFSVLKGASNLHNAMFKSILRSPLTFFDVTPAGRILNRFSRDLDELDIRIPFYLEFVMQGVLSVLGQAILVCTIYAWFTIPLVIVAVLFIIIDIFLNAGVRELKRIDNMRKSPVIQHIGSSLAGLSVIRTFDQQELFTNRMYHYLDDHTVAQLIFRLSSRWYVFRTDMLSLAINAGVTSICVYTKGLVSTATAGLALATMSAVCDFFPYLMKMKSEFQSRFTAVERLVEYSYDLPSEASWENPGKDPPRDWPEFGKVELNKVCLRYRPDLPLVLHSIEAVFEPGQKIGVVGRTGAGKSSLISTLLRLVELESGSIIIDGVDVSTIGLHTLRSAISVIPQDPVLFQGSIRYNLDPFEEHNDTAVWEALEQSNLKKVVMQQEMGLQSAVATAGENFSVGERQLICLTRALLRKSKILLLDEATASVDLETDQMIQMTIRKAFVESTVITIAHRLNTITTYDKIMVLQEGRLVEFDSPDNLMKKGGSLFKEMMSAMGVFTVEQMRSLT from the exons ATGACGTCACTCATGTGGAAAGCTTACAAGAAGAAGATCGGAGATGAGGATCTGTGGTCTCTGCCG cgcGAAGAGAGTGCAAAGATCAACGCCGACCGTCTGGAAAGGCTGTGGCAGGAGGAACGCGCCCTGGCCAAGAAAGCCGGCCGGTCTCCTAAGCTCTGGAAAGCAGTCTGGCGTTTTTCGCGGACGAGACTTTTAGCGGCGCAAGTCTTGGCGATGCTCATAGATTTCGTCTTCTTTCTAGGACAG GTCCTCTACCTCCAGAAGATCTTAGAGTACATCAACAGCCCCGGCATTGACTATGCCTACGCAACTTATCTCTTCGTGGGCAAAGTGTTCATTACTTCGCTTCTGACAATAATCTTTTTCAACGCCCTTTATATTCTGGGCATTCACAACG GTTCCAGGTTAGCTGGAGCGTTGCAGGCTCTGGTGTACAAGAAGACCCTCACGCTGAAGACTGGAGGCGAGAATCTCGCCGCCCAGGTCATCAATTTCTCGACGAATGACATGGAGAGAATATTTGAAGCCTGCATATCCTGTGTCTTTTTGGTCG AGGTGCCTTGCATCTTCATGATGAACTTTTGTTACTGCGTTTATGCTTACGGCCCCTGGGCAGCTGCCGGTTTTGGAATGTATCTGGCATTTTACCCCACAATG GCACTTATCGCCAGGGCGCAGAGCACCATCAGGGAACACACAATCCGGGAGACAGACAGACGCGTAGGTCTCATGAGCGAAATCTTGAACAGCATCAGACTCATCAAGATGTACGCATGGGAGGAGCCTTTCGCCAAGAAGATCGCAG GTATTCGCAAGTGTGAAATGCAGAAACACAGGGCCGGCGCCCTGCTCAGCTCGATCACCAACACTTTAACTCCAAGCGTCGGGATCCTAGCAACTATAGCAACGCTTCTGTGCTTCACACTTACGG GTGAGGCAGTGACTTCGTCAGAAGCCTTCACGATATTTACTCTCTTCATCTCGATGGGTTTCACTGTCAGTCTCTTGCCCTATGTCATAAGGTGTCTTGCTGAAGCTAGGATATCCGTGTCGAGAATGGAG ACCCTCCTGAAATTGCCTGAGCACAAGCAGACGGCAGCAGGCAAGGACATTGCTGGAACCGCCATAGAGATAAAAGACGCCATTTTTTCCTGGGATGAGGTCAATATCGACGATGAACAGGAAGGGCCTGAGAAGCTGAAACATGTCAGGAAGCGAACGACCAGCACAG GAGAGAAGGACATGAGCGAAGACGAAATGGAATCGCCCCCGTTCTCCGGCACCTACAGGAAGGACCAGCGCGAGAGCTTCACCATATCCATATCCGGATCGATTGCGGGTTCCATCGCCAGTTCTGTGGGGGCGACGATAAGTGACTACAGACGGAAGCACGCGAAGTTGTCTGTCAGTCTCTATCGTATCAGTCTCACCATCCCTCACGGGAAACTCGTGGGCGTCTGCGGCAGCATCGGTTCGGGCAAGAGTTCGCTCATTTCGGCCATTTGTGGGGAT ATGCGCATCAATCGGGGAAACATCTTCGTAAACGGAAAGATCGCCCTGGTGACCCAGCAGGCATGGATTTACAGCGGGACCCTACGGGACAATCTGCTGCTGGGAGCGCCCTACGAGGAGGCCAGGTACAAAGAGGCCGTCCGGGTCTGCTGCCTGCAGTCCGACCTCGAGATGCTCCCCGCCGGCGACCTGACGGAGATCGGAGACAAGGGCATCAACCTAAG CGGCGGGCAGAAACAGCGTGTGAACTTGGCCCGCGCCGTCTACAGCAACAGAGACATCTACCTGCTGGACGACCCCCTCAGCGCCGTCGACACCAAAGTGGCAGGTGCCATATTCAACAACTGCATCAGGGGACACCTCAAGGGCAAGACGGTCTTGCTTGTCACTCATGCTTTGCAC TTGCTGGAACAGTGTGATGAGATCATCGTGATGGATGAAGGGAGAGTCAGCGAGCAAGGAACTCACAGCCAGCTCTTGGCAAATCGTGGTGACTACTTCCTTATGGTTGGCGGAATAAGCACGAAGAGCAGTTCGCCCAAGGATGCTGATCAGAAACCAGAGGACAGTGCTACTAAAG GACAGACAGACCAAAAAGGCTCGTCGGGGGAGGAAGGTCTTGGGCTGGACGGAAAGCTGACCACTGAGGAGACCAAAGAGACCGGCGGGGTCAGCTCCAAGGTGTACAAGACTTTCATCAAG gTGTGTGGTGGATGGTGCCTGGTGTTCTCTCTCACCGTAGCcgtctttgtttttgttctcttgCGACTGCAGAACATGATCTGGCTTCAGATTTGGCTGGATGAG ggtgACGGACTCAAGGACGAGCGCCTCTTCAACATGACCGAATACAACTTAACCTTGTCTGAGGAAGAGCTGAAAGGGAGCATCGTTAACAATCCGATGCTCTGGATGTACCAGACCGTCTACGCCGCCTCCTTCGCTCTCCTCGTCTTCGTGGGCATTGCCAAGGGCGTAGGAATCACCTTCAG TGTGTTAAAAGGAGCATCAAACCTACACAACGCAATGTTTAAGAGTATCCTTAGATCTCCACTGACTTTCTTCGATGTCACACCAGCTGGAAGGATCCTTAACAGATTCTCTAGAGATCTTGATGAAC TTGACATCCGAATTCCATTCTACCTCGAGTTTGTGATGCAAGGAGTTTTATCCGTCTTGGGCCAGGCAATTCTCGTCTGTACTATCTACGCGTGGTTTACTATCCCTCTTGTTATAGTGGCAG TTCTGTTCATCATCATCGACATTTTCCTGAACGCCGGAGTTCGAGAACTGAAGAGGATAGACAACATGAGAAAGTCTCCTGTCATTCAGCACATAGGCTCCTCCTTAGCTGGGCTGTCTGTCATCAGGACATTCGACCAACAAGAACTGTTTACAAACAG AATGTATCATTATCTGGACGACCACACAGTGGCCCAGCTCATCTTCCGCCTGTCAAGTCGCTGGTACGTGTTCAGAACAGACATGCTGTCTCTCGCGATCAACGCCGGCGTCACATCCATATGCGTTTACACCAAAGGTCTGGTCAGCACTGCGACGGCTGGACTTGCCCTCGCCACCATGAGTGCG GTATGTGATTTCTTTCCCTACCTGATGAAGATGAAGTCAGAGTTCCAGTCTCGTTTCACCGCTGTGGAAAGGCTCGTCGAATATTCTTAT GACTTGCCAAGCGAAGCGTCTTGGGAGAATCCAGGGAAAGATCCTCCCAGAGACTGGCCGGAGTTTGGGAAAGTGGAGCTGAACAAAGTGTGTCTGAGGTACCGCCCAGATTTGCCCCTTGTTCTTCACAGCATCGAGGCCGTCTTTGAACCGGGTCAGAAGATCGGCGTCGTCGGTCGTACTGGGGCAG GCAAATCCTCTTTAATTTCTACACTCCTGCGTCTTGTGGAGTTGGAGAGTGGCAGTATAATCATAGATGGCGTTGATGTTTCAACCATAGGATTACACACCCTCCGTTCAGCCATCTCTGTCATTCCTCAAGATCCTGTTCTCTTCCAAGGATCGATAAG GTATAACTTGGACCCCTTCGAGGAGCACAATGACACAGCTGTGTGGGAAGCCCTTGAGCAGTCAAACTTGAAGAAGGTGGTCATGCAGCAGGAGATGGGGCTTCAGTCTGCTGTAGCTACAGCAGGAGAAAACTTTTCTGTAGGGGAAAGGCAGCTCATTTGCCTCACTAGAGCCCTCCTTCGCAAGAGCAAG ATCTTGCTGTTGGATGAGGCGACAGCTTCTGTCGACTTGGAAACAGATCAGATGATCCAGATGACCATCCGGAAGGCTTTTGTCGAAAGCACTGTCATCACTATAGCCCACAGACTCAACACCATTACCACCTACGACAAGATCATGGTTCTCCAGGAGGGAaga CTCGTCGAGTTTGATTCGCCAGACAACCTCATGAAGAAGGGAGGCTCTCTCTTTAAGGAAATGATGTCAGCAATGGGAGTCTTCACAGTCGAGCAGATGAGATCGCTGACTTAA